In the Terriglobus sp. RCC_193 genome, CCATCGCCCAGGAACCTCGTCTACCAGCCACCTGCCATCGAAAATTCAGCAAAAACGCTAAAATAAAGGGCAGGGAAATAACGAATTATGATGACCAACACCAATCCGCTCTACACCGACGAGCACGCAGCCGCCGGGACCAAAGAGCCCATGCCCGCTATCGAGACGTGGCAGAACCAGTTCCGCTCCTACGAGATACTCATCGACGACCCGGAGTTTACCAGCGTGTGTCCCCGCACCGGCCTGCCGGACTTCGGCCACATCATCATCCGCTACATGCCAAAGGACAAGTGCCTGGAACTGAAGAGCCTGAAAGAATATCTCTTCTGCTACCGCAACCTTGGCATCTTCCAGGAAAACATCTGCAACCGCATCCTTGACGACATGGTCACTGCCTGCGATCCCATCTGGGCCGAGGTCAAAGGTGACTTCCGCCCCCGTGGCGGTATCAGCACTGTGGTTACGGCGACCTATCCGCGCCCGCACGATCAAACCACACCGCCCAGGTAAGTCACTGACCGGTTGTGTCATGAAACGCGAAAACGGACCCACTTCAAACGGGTCCATTTTCTTTGGCAGAACTTTGCTTTTATCACCAGGACAAAGTGGTCACCGCGTGTTCATCGACTATTCCGAGTCCACACATTCGCACGGAACGCCAGCCGCGTCCGAAATCCAAGGCTTTCATACAGCCCTTTTGCTGGAGTGTTTGCTTCGGTCACCGTGAGCGTAATGGCTCGCGTACCCTTTTGTGCCAGTTGCGTGGCCACATGCCTCAGCAGCATCCTGCCCATTCCATAGCCACGCCGCCTTGGCGACACGCAAAGCTGCGTGATGTGTGCCACGCCAACATCCACTTTTGATACCAGCGCGATGGCCTCGAGCTGACTGCTACGTTCATCCCTCACGACAAAGCTGTTTTCCGCATCGAATACGCCGCATCCGGGAAAACGCACAATGTTGTGCAGGAACCGCAGCGATCCCTGTACGGTGCGGTATTGATCGTTGATATTGGAGTCGCCGTGGGCTTCATACGCGCGATGGATCAGGTCGCCCGCGGGCTGATAGCAGGGGGCCGTCCAGCGCACCAGCTTTAGATGTTGCGGCAGCTTCGGTAGCACCTCGTCCTCACGCCGAACCAGACTTCCTTCTGGAATCAGCTCTCGCATATCCGGCAGATTC is a window encoding:
- the queF gene encoding preQ(1) synthase, with product MMTNTNPLYTDEHAAAGTKEPMPAIETWQNQFRSYEILIDDPEFTSVCPRTGLPDFGHIIIRYMPKDKCLELKSLKEYLFCYRNLGIFQENICNRILDDMVTACDPIWAEVKGDFRPRGGISTVVTATYPRPHDQTTPPR
- a CDS encoding GNAT family N-acetyltransferase; the protein is MLERYDIRDLRLYTGRDLRELLAEEGRLWHDRLRWDYSESIALLLGYLDSRILPGFVAVERTTGAVHGYCFSVYETQKAVVGDVFAVGEDARELEITLLHHLLPMLQHTPGVDRIESQLLLESSELQEPFEEHEFHAHARLFMEVNLPDMRELIPEGSLVRREDEVLPKLPQHLKLVRWTAPCYQPAGDLIHRAYEAHGDSNINDQYRTVQGSLRFLHNIVRFPGCGVFDAENSFVVRDERSSQLEAIALVSKVDVGVAHITQLCVSPRRRGYGMGRMLLRHVATQLAQKGTRAITLTVTEANTPAKGLYESLGFRTRLAFRANVWTRNSR